GATTCCATCCTCATTGATGAAGCGCGCACGCCCCTCATCATCTCCGGGCAGGCGGAGGACAACACCGAACTCTACATCCGCGTCAATGCCCTGGTGCCGAAGCTCGTCAAGCAGGAAGAGGAAAACGGTCCCGGAGATTACAGCGTTGATCTCAAGGCGCACCAGGTGATCCTCACCGAGGCGGGTCACGAGAAGGCGGAACGGTTGCTCGTCGAGGCCGGGCTGCTGCCGCCCGGCAGCAGCCTGTACGAGCCGGCCAACATCGCCCTCATGCATCACCTCTATGCCGCCCTGCGTGCCCATGCCCTCTATCACCGGGACCAGCACTACGTGGTGCAGAACAACGAGGTGATCATTGTCGATGAATTCACCGGTCGCCTCATGCCGGGGCGCCGCTGGTCCGACGGCCTGCACCAGGCGGTGGAGGCGAAGGAAGGGGTGCCCATCCAGAAAGAGAATCAGACTCTCGCCTCCATCACTTTCCAGAACTATTTCCGCATGTACGAGAAGCTTGCCGGCATGACCGGGACCGCGGAAACGGAGGCCTACGAGTTCGAGCAGATTTATGGCCTGGAAACGGTGGTGATCCCCACCCACCGGCCCATGATCCGCAAGGATTATCTCGATCTCGTCTATCGCACGGCGGCGGAAAAATACAAGGCGGTGATCGCAGACATCCGCGATTGCCACAGCCGTGGCCAACCGGTGCTGGTGGGCACCACCTCCATCGAGATCAACGAGTATCTGTCGGGCCTCCTGAAAAAAGAAAAACTGCCGCACCAGGTGCTCAATGCCAAACACCATGCGCGGGAGGCGCAGATCGTCGCCCAGGCGGGCAAGCCGGGCATGATCACCATCGCCACCAACATGGCGGGCCGCGGCACCGACATCGTCCTCGGCGGCAACCCGCAGCCGGAGATCGATGCCGTGCTCAACGACGATACCCTGAGCGAGGCGCAGAAGGAGGAACGCATCAATGCCATTCGCGCCGAATGGCAGAAGGCCCACGATTTCGTCATCGCCCAGGGCGGGCTGCACATCATCGGCACCGAACGCCACGAATCGCGCCGGGTGGACAACCAGCTACGGGGCCGGGCCGGCCGCCAGGGCGATCCCGGTTCCAGCCGATTCTATCTTTCCCTGGAGGATCCCCTGCTCAAGATCTTCGCTTCCGACCGCGTCGCGGCCATCATGCAGCGGCTCAACATGCCGGAAGGGGAGGCCATTGAACATCCCTGGGTCACCCGCGCCATCGAGAATGCCCAGCGCAAGGTGGAGGCGCGCAACTTCGATATCCGCAAGCAGTTGCTGGAATACGACGATGTCGCCAACGACCAGCGCAAGGTGATCTACGAACAACGCAATGCCATTCTGGAAGCCGAGGACATCTCGGACACCATCGCCGCCATGCGCGAGGATGTGATCCGCAGTCTCTTCTACCAGCACCTGCCGCCGGAGAGCGTGGAGGAACAATGGGACGTG
The sequence above is drawn from the Burkholderiales bacterium genome and encodes:
- the secA gene encoding preprotein translocase subunit SecA; amino-acid sequence: MIAGLLKKIFGSRNERLIRQYSEVVRVINGLEPTVAALSDQELAGKTVEFKQRLANGQSLDDLLPEAFAVVREAARRVLNMRHFDVQLIGGMVLHQRKIAEMRTGEGKTLVATLPAYLNALTGKGVHIVTVNDYLAQRDAEWMGRIYRFLGLTVGCNLSQMDHAAKQAAYAADITYGTNNEFGFDYLRDNMVFSPQERVQRGLHYAIVDEVDSILIDEARTPLIISGQAEDNTELYIRVNALVPKLVKQEEENGPGDYSVDLKAHQVILTEAGHEKAERLLVEAGLLPPGSSLYEPANIALMHHLYAALRAHALYHRDQHYVVQNNEVIIVDEFTGRLMPGRRWSDGLHQAVEAKEGVPIQKENQTLASITFQNYFRMYEKLAGMTGTAETEAYEFEQIYGLETVVIPTHRPMIRKDYLDLVYRTAAEKYKAVIADIRDCHSRGQPVLVGTTSIEINEYLSGLLKKEKLPHQVLNAKHHAREAQIVAQAGKPGMITIATNMAGRGTDIVLGGNPQPEIDAVLNDDTLSEAQKEERINAIRAEWQKAHDFVIAQGGLHIIGTERHESRRVDNQLRGRAGRQGDPGSSRFYLSLEDPLLKIFASDRVAAIMQRLNMPEGEAIEHPWVTRAIENAQRKVEARNFDIRKQLLEYDDVANDQRKVIYEQRNAILEAEDISDTIAAMREDVIRSLFYQHLPPESVEEQWDVAGLEKVLKAEFTLDVPARRWLEEDSKLDAEGLLGRILEAAAAHYQAKVDAVGAEAMRHFERGILLQSLDTHWREHLAALDHLRQGIHLRSYAQKQPKQEYKREAFELFSLMLDTIKHEVTRITMSVQIRSPEEVQVVDSRPAPANVQYHHADYDEVLAQPEQTASGQTPFVRAGQKIGRNDPCPCGSGRKYKHCHGRLV